From one Brevibacterium sp. 'Marine' genomic stretch:
- a CDS encoding MFS transporter, whose protein sequence is MTTDKPRGGLAALCVAELVCWGLLYYSLPVAVTPISDDTGWSHTTVTAALTVGLIVSALVGPSVGRLLDAHGPKLIMGTGTVIGVVALALVAIAPNLPVFFLAWVLAGFAQAATLYPPAFAVVTRWYGSERTKPLTTITLVGGLASTVFAPIIAWLIDVCGWRGTYWVLAGLLVVLALPMHLFFLNRTWTDEAAASLVKPSRDELRQVTRHPRFITLQIAVAIATFTLFAVTINIIPLIIERGADYSLAAIALGLVGFGQVAGRFGYPSLERHTSTRARTVVLFASGAVGLWLLALIPGPIWLLIGIAMLGGGVRGCMTLLQATAVSDRWGTRNFGAVNGVFVAPITAGTALAPVAGPALAGVLGGYPMMAVAMAGLLTLATALSVRT, encoded by the coding sequence ATGACGACCGATAAGCCGCGCGGAGGACTGGCGGCGCTGTGCGTGGCCGAACTCGTCTGCTGGGGACTGCTCTACTACTCGCTGCCGGTCGCGGTCACCCCGATCTCGGACGATACGGGCTGGAGCCACACGACGGTGACGGCGGCGCTGACCGTCGGGCTCATCGTCTCCGCACTGGTGGGACCGAGTGTCGGGCGTCTTCTCGACGCTCACGGACCGAAGCTGATCATGGGGACCGGAACGGTCATCGGGGTCGTCGCGCTCGCCCTCGTCGCGATCGCACCGAATCTTCCCGTGTTCTTCCTCGCCTGGGTCCTCGCCGGCTTCGCCCAAGCCGCGACCCTCTATCCGCCGGCGTTCGCCGTCGTCACCCGCTGGTACGGGTCCGAGAGGACGAAGCCGCTGACGACGATCACGCTCGTCGGCGGGCTCGCCTCGACGGTGTTCGCCCCGATCATCGCGTGGCTCATCGACGTCTGCGGGTGGCGCGGAACCTACTGGGTGCTCGCCGGTCTGCTCGTGGTCCTTGCCCTGCCGATGCATCTGTTCTTCCTCAACCGGACCTGGACGGACGAGGCAGCCGCGTCGCTGGTGAAGCCGAGCCGGGACGAACTGCGCCAGGTCACGCGGCACCCGCGCTTCATCACCCTGCAGATCGCCGTCGCGATCGCCACGTTCACCCTCTTCGCGGTGACGATCAACATCATCCCGCTCATCATCGAACGCGGTGCCGACTACAGCCTGGCCGCCATCGCGCTCGGGCTCGTCGGCTTTGGTCAGGTCGCGGGACGATTCGGCTATCCGAGCCTCGAGCGGCACACGTCGACGCGGGCGCGCACGGTCGTCCTCTTCGCCTCGGGAGCCGTCGGCCTGTGGCTGCTCGCCCTGATTCCCGGACCGATCTGGCTGCTCATCGGCATCGCCATGCTCGGCGGCGGAGTGCGCGGCTGCATGACTCTGCTGCAGGCCACGGCGGTCTCCGATCGGTGGGGGACGAGGAACTTCGGGGCCGTCAACGGGGTCTTCGTCGCCCCGATCACCGCCGGTACGGCCCTGGCA
- a CDS encoding Wadjet anti-phage system protein JetD domain-containing protein, protein MTMLSVAEARAKARKRLTSSMAAWAAEHVEEVRVEIALHPPTEKQVLTDQAAAANWAANWRALEGKAGDTAGFTIDWDDRNWTRVGRQQVPVRLRLTTPAEVAAFVGGDTARDWRILRDRAQLIRERLGPASNGTEAIGDADAEADEDKTSLAAAIRSQAKRILSLSAPVFATVVDVVDWLGAHRLGSLRPRQLPIRGVDSKWFETHRSLVTALLTGIGRPDAVTVLDAEPRLRMRILDPRLLDVPLEDITAPISQLGRLPVSPRLVFVFENLESVLAMPEWPGAVAVHGSGYAVDGVARLDWVAGARVIYWGDLDSHGFAILNRLRSHLPKVESVLMDEATLLAHADLWVPEPTPTTGAFSTLTGTEARAFERLRAEGSVRLEQERIPWDTALNRLRTAAGAGTSGRLGGGADVDVVCSPLDPHRLGEVTDDDR, encoded by the coding sequence ATGACGATGCTCTCCGTCGCCGAGGCCCGAGCGAAGGCGCGCAAGCGCCTGACGTCGTCCATGGCCGCCTGGGCGGCGGAGCACGTCGAAGAAGTGCGGGTCGAGATCGCCCTCCACCCGCCGACGGAGAAGCAGGTGCTCACCGATCAGGCTGCCGCCGCGAATTGGGCGGCGAATTGGCGGGCGCTCGAAGGCAAGGCAGGGGATACCGCGGGATTCACCATTGATTGGGACGACCGCAACTGGACCCGCGTCGGCCGTCAGCAGGTCCCCGTCCGGCTGCGACTGACCACGCCCGCCGAGGTAGCCGCTTTCGTCGGCGGCGACACCGCCCGAGACTGGCGGATCCTACGCGACCGGGCTCAGCTGATCCGAGAACGTTTGGGACCCGCATCGAACGGCACCGAAGCGATCGGTGACGCAGATGCCGAGGCTGATGAGGACAAGACCTCCCTTGCCGCGGCGATCCGGTCGCAGGCGAAGCGGATCCTCTCGTTGTCCGCCCCCGTCTTCGCCACGGTCGTCGACGTCGTCGACTGGCTGGGCGCTCACCGACTCGGTTCGCTGCGACCGAGGCAGCTGCCGATCCGCGGCGTCGACTCGAAGTGGTTCGAGACCCACCGCAGCCTCGTCACTGCTCTGCTGACCGGGATCGGCCGCCCGGATGCGGTGACCGTCCTCGATGCCGAACCGCGACTGCGCATGCGCATCCTCGATCCGAGGCTCCTCGACGTCCCACTCGAGGACATCACCGCACCGATCTCCCAGCTCGGACGACTGCCCGTTTCACCGCGGCTGGTCTTCGTCTTCGAGAACCTCGAATCCGTGCTCGCCATGCCGGAATGGCCAGGCGCCGTGGCCGTGCACGGGTCCGGTTATGCCGTCGACGGGGTCGCTCGCCTGGACTGGGTCGCCGGAGCGCGCGTGATCTATTGGGGCGACCTCGACTCCCACGGATTCGCGATCCTCAACCGCCTGCGCAGCCACCTGCCGAAGGTCGAATCCGTGCTCATGGACGAAGCGACCCTGCTCGCCCATGCCGACCTGTGGGTGCCGGAACCGACACCGACGACGGGCGCCTTCAGCACCCTCACCGGCACCGAGGCGCGGGCCTTCGAACGGCTCCGCGCCGAAGGCAGCGTCAGGCTCGAACAGGAACGCATCCCGTGGGATACGGCACTGAACCGGTTGCGGACCGCGGCCGGGGCGGGGACGTCGGGCCGCCTCGGCGGGGGTGCCGATGTCGACGTCGTTTGCTCCCCTCTCGATCCGCACCGCCTCGGCGAGGTCACCGATGACGACCGATAA
- a CDS encoding ATP-binding protein yields the protein MTEALFPLDAAFVADQARARGANRPDVGSQWRLSEIQIANWGTFDSDIHRIPVSHKGHLITGPSGSGKSSLLDGIAAVLTPDKWLRFNVAAQTAGARLDQRSLVSYVRGAWTRTADSDEDRVVSKYLRPRATWSGIILRYDNGSDRPLSLARLFFIKGSATKATDLSDACILERADLDLSDLQHYARSGLETRKLKADHPDAVITSNGSHGKFYARMRKTFGMADESALQLLHKTQSAKSLDSLDRLFRDHMLETPVTFDLADTAVAQFGDLKDAHDHVVQLRKQRDHLLQLREAASRFETANDIAAKSIALSEALLPYQKRRELDILRADLSALTRQIVELEVTADRVKRDFDAAVDEYDLARRATLELGGSEAEHLQQRIDTAETERRAIAERWASLARQLEQAGIERAPTTAAEFAELQAQIASSLDDDMQVAGPSHADHDRFSQARAKVRELEGEIESLRRSGSTVPNNLLAIRSELAAGTGLSERALPFAAELIEVDPDEARWTGAIERVLRPMALTVLVRAENLSAVRTWVDAHRIRGRLVFEEIPHSVPSPRPVGSEKSLVTKVRVSDTGFGDWVRTTLSERFDFACVDYPDELDDHPRAVTVKGQIKTSRTRYEKDDRRAIDDRSQWVLGDREAKLEALVESLKEAQSELAAAEQVVAAADAETAQAHRRRGILAGIREQSWRDVDRDGAAERVTTLERQLAELEDADGDLQQAIGAEREAKAVKDSAETARSEADYALRRANEESTGLRSNITRIEDDVNSGRVAVVEGHLGEQLDERFRKIQRSIKRENLAEVGQQVSQVLQEEKDRAQAEASRSGQSVTRLAAEFKAAWPSVSSQLTAEVDDRRAYLAMLDEIEAHGLPDHENRFRDLLQQRSRDLIGELLNEIHAAPREIEDRVAPINSSLLRSQFDEDRYLRLKVKTRRSETVNAFIADLRLVASGSWGEDDMETAEKKYDTLAEVMRRFASSEHVDKVWKTQCLDTRLHVSFLAEEIDDHGRAHATYDSGAAMSGGQQQKLVIFCLAAALRYQLADPDEAISKYGTIILDEAFDKADTRYTRMALDIFIEFGFHMVLATPQKLLQTIEPYVGAATSIENPSRQKTLTSTMVWDESVRGEASGADSGSESGSADGAGEESVGSGGTGGSPGSDSSESVRVDGEVELEFEESDAQ from the coding sequence GTGACCGAGGCACTCTTCCCGCTCGACGCGGCCTTCGTCGCCGATCAGGCGCGCGCCCGCGGAGCAAACCGACCCGACGTCGGCAGCCAGTGGCGGCTGAGCGAGATCCAGATCGCGAACTGGGGCACCTTCGACTCGGACATCCACCGGATCCCCGTCTCCCACAAGGGCCACCTCATCACCGGTCCTTCCGGTTCCGGCAAATCATCGCTGCTCGACGGCATCGCCGCCGTCCTCACCCCGGACAAGTGGCTGCGCTTCAACGTCGCCGCTCAGACCGCGGGTGCTCGTCTCGATCAGCGCAGCCTCGTCAGCTACGTCCGCGGAGCCTGGACCCGGACCGCCGACTCCGACGAAGACCGCGTCGTCAGCAAATATCTACGCCCGCGCGCCACCTGGAGCGGAATCATCCTCCGCTACGACAACGGCAGCGACAGACCTCTGTCCTTAGCCCGGCTCTTCTTCATCAAGGGGTCGGCGACGAAGGCGACGGACCTCTCCGACGCCTGCATCCTCGAGCGTGCCGACCTCGACCTCTCCGACCTGCAGCACTATGCCCGGTCCGGCCTCGAGACCCGCAAACTCAAGGCCGACCATCCTGATGCCGTCATCACCTCGAACGGATCCCACGGGAAGTTCTATGCGCGGATGCGCAAGACCTTCGGCATGGCCGACGAGTCCGCCCTCCAGCTGCTGCACAAGACCCAGTCGGCGAAGAGCCTCGACAGCCTCGACCGGCTCTTCCGGGACCATATGCTCGAAACCCCGGTGACCTTCGACCTCGCTGACACCGCCGTCGCCCAGTTCGGTGACCTCAAGGACGCTCACGACCATGTCGTGCAGCTGCGCAAACAGCGCGACCACCTGCTCCAGCTGCGTGAAGCCGCCTCCCGCTTCGAGACCGCCAATGACATCGCCGCGAAGTCGATCGCCCTGAGCGAAGCCCTGCTGCCGTACCAGAAGCGGCGCGAGCTCGATATCCTGCGTGCCGACCTGTCGGCGCTGACGCGGCAGATCGTCGAACTCGAAGTCACCGCCGACCGCGTGAAACGCGACTTCGATGCCGCCGTCGACGAATACGACTTGGCCAGGCGAGCCACTCTCGAGCTCGGCGGTTCCGAGGCCGAACACCTGCAGCAGCGCATCGACACAGCCGAGACCGAACGCCGCGCCATCGCCGAACGCTGGGCGTCACTGGCCCGGCAACTCGAGCAGGCCGGGATCGAGCGCGCCCCGACCACCGCCGCCGAATTCGCCGAACTCCAGGCTCAGATCGCGTCCAGCCTCGACGACGACATGCAGGTCGCCGGGCCCAGCCACGCCGACCATGACCGGTTCTCCCAAGCGAGGGCCAAGGTGCGCGAACTCGAAGGCGAGATCGAATCGCTGCGCCGGTCCGGATCGACCGTACCGAACAACCTCCTGGCGATCCGCTCCGAACTCGCCGCCGGCACCGGTCTGAGCGAAAGGGCGCTGCCGTTCGCCGCCGAACTCATCGAAGTCGACCCCGACGAGGCCCGGTGGACCGGTGCGATCGAACGAGTGCTGCGCCCCATGGCGCTGACCGTCCTCGTCCGGGCGGAGAACCTCTCGGCAGTGCGCACCTGGGTCGACGCCCACCGCATCCGCGGCCGACTCGTCTTCGAGGAGATCCCGCACTCGGTGCCGAGCCCTCGGCCCGTCGGCAGTGAGAAGTCGCTGGTGACCAAGGTGCGTGTCTCCGACACCGGCTTCGGCGACTGGGTCCGGACCACCTTGTCCGAACGATTCGACTTCGCCTGCGTCGACTACCCCGACGAACTCGACGACCACCCGCGCGCCGTCACCGTCAAAGGACAGATCAAGACCTCACGCACCCGCTACGAAAAAGACGACCGGCGGGCCATCGACGATCGCAGCCAATGGGTCCTCGGCGACCGCGAAGCGAAACTCGAAGCCCTCGTCGAATCCCTCAAAGAGGCTCAGTCGGAACTGGCCGCCGCCGAACAGGTGGTCGCGGCCGCCGACGCCGAAACCGCACAGGCTCACCGCCGCCGCGGCATCCTCGCCGGCATTCGCGAACAGTCCTGGCGCGACGTCGACCGCGACGGCGCGGCCGAGAGAGTCACGACTCTCGAACGGCAGCTGGCCGAACTCGAAGACGCCGACGGCGATCTGCAGCAGGCGATCGGCGCCGAACGTGAGGCGAAAGCAGTCAAGGACTCGGCCGAGACCGCGAGGTCCGAAGCCGACTATGCCCTGCGCCGAGCGAACGAAGAATCGACGGGTCTGCGCTCGAACATCACCCGGATCGAAGACGACGTCAACTCCGGTCGGGTAGCGGTTGTGGAGGGCCACCTCGGCGAACAGCTCGACGAACGCTTCCGCAAGATCCAACGCAGCATCAAGAGGGAGAACCTCGCCGAGGTGGGCCAGCAGGTCTCGCAGGTGCTGCAGGAGGAGAAGGACCGGGCACAGGCCGAAGCAAGCCGGTCGGGGCAGTCAGTGACGCGGCTGGCCGCCGAGTTCAAGGCCGCATGGCCGTCGGTGTCGTCCCAGCTCACAGCCGAAGTCGATGATCGTCGGGCCTATCTGGCGATGCTCGATGAGATCGAAGCGCACGGCCTGCCCGATCATGAGAACCGTTTCCGGGATCTGCTGCAGCAGCGTTCCCGTGACCTCATCGGCGAACTCCTCAACGAGATCCACGCCGCCCCGCGCGAGATCGAGGATCGGGTCGCCCCGATCAATTCGTCCCTGCTGCGCTCGCAGTTCGACGAGGACCGGTACCTGCGGCTGAAAGTCAAGACCCGCCGCTCCGAGACCGTCAACGCCTTCATCGCCGATCTTCGACTCGTCGCCAGCGGCAGCTGGGGCGAGGACGATATGGAGACCGCGGAGAAGAAGTACGACACCCTCGCCGAGGTGATGCGCCGATTCGCCTCCAGCGAGCACGTCGACAAGGTGTGGAAGACCCAATGCCTGGACACCCGTCTGCACGTGAGCTTCCTCGCCGAGGAGATCGACGACCACGGGCGCGCACACGCCACCTACGATTCGGGCGCTGCGATGTCCGGTGGCCAGCAGCAGAAGCTCGTGATCTTCTGCTTGGCGGCAGCGCTGCGGTATCAGCTGGCGGACCCGGACGAGGCGATCTCGAAATACGGCACGATCATCCTCGACGAGGCCTTCGACAAAGCCGACACCCGCTACACCCGGATGGCTCTCGACATCTTCATCGAGTTCGGGTTCCACATGGTGCTCGCCACCCCGCAGAAGCTGCTGCAGACGATCGAACCCTACGTGGGAGCGGCGACCTCGATCGAGAATCCGAGCCGGCAGAAGACCCTGACCTCGACGATGGTGTGGGATGAGTCCGTGCGCGGGGAGGCTTCGGGAGCTGACTCGGGCTCGGAATCAGGTTCGGCTGATGGCGCGGGCGAGGAGTCGGTCGGCTCTGGCGGGACAGGTGGTTCCCCGGGGTCGGACAGTTCCGAGAGCGTCCGTGTGGACGGTGAAGTCGAGCTCGAGTTCGAGGAGTCGGACGCCCAATGA
- a CDS encoding DUF4194 domain-containing protein: protein MSPTDHDNDTAPAEVGAASARESTDSVAESTATSADGFDHNPSGLWSGDTGTLGERTRRVLLELLKGPYVSGTQAPQLWAALVADEGLVRSRLHDLFLDLVIDRVDEFAFTRKIVTDEIDAPAAVRSERLTFLDTAMLLVLRQLLLAAPGEKRVIVDRDEVYERLAIYRTGDESTFQRNLNGAWSRMSNRLRVLHKAGEDRFEISPMVKFLIDEDRVRELIAVYERIAAGEADAGEEPEVDAGAEAGEESDDGSVAATETDADTVTEEDDA, encoded by the coding sequence ATGAGCCCCACCGACCACGACAACGACACAGCCCCCGCCGAGGTGGGAGCCGCCTCGGCGAGGGAATCCACCGATTCTGTCGCCGAGTCGACCGCGACATCCGCGGACGGCTTCGACCACAACCCCAGTGGACTGTGGTCCGGAGACACAGGAACGCTGGGAGAGCGCACCCGCCGAGTGCTGCTCGAACTGCTCAAGGGACCATACGTGTCCGGCACCCAGGCCCCGCAGCTGTGGGCCGCGCTCGTCGCCGACGAAGGCCTCGTCCGCTCACGCCTGCATGACCTGTTCCTCGACCTCGTCATCGACCGTGTCGACGAATTCGCGTTCACCCGTAAAATCGTCACCGACGAAATCGACGCCCCCGCCGCAGTGCGCAGCGAACGCCTGACCTTCCTCGACACGGCCATGCTGCTCGTGCTCCGACAGCTGCTGCTGGCCGCGCCGGGGGAGAAGCGCGTCATCGTCGACCGCGACGAGGTCTATGAGCGCCTCGCGATCTACCGCACCGGCGACGAATCGACGTTCCAACGCAACCTCAACGGTGCGTGGTCGCGGATGAGCAACCGGCTGCGGGTGCTCCACAAGGCTGGCGAGGACCGCTTCGAGATCTCCCCGATGGTGAAGTTCCTCATCGACGAGGATCGCGTGCGCGAGCTCATCGCCGTCTACGAACGCATCGCCGCAGGTGAGGCCGACGCCGGAGAGGAACCCGAAGTCGATGCCGGCGCCGAGGCGGGGGAGGAGTCCGATGACGGTTCCGTCGCCGCCACCGAAACCGATGCAGACACCGTCACCGAGGAGGACGACGCGTGA
- a CDS encoding DUF3375 domain-containing protein, protein MSALSSALAYRRLLESNATLRMLRADNLAVMAGTLDAHLGRPGTRMNTEDLHESIDADLEELRDHFDLSLRTAKAYCDDWRRAEILVRRPATGARGETYELSAAGFDAIRMLEQLRTPPQTATESRLVSLAQSVRQLAIDTDPDSSRRLAALRAERDRIDAEIARVRRGDPRSVVLDRRRANERVGDILQQAQGLPADFARVRARFEELNQELRISILAAEDSQSQVLDEVFRGVDLIESSDEGRTFSAFSALVRDPEQSAAFDDDIAAILDRDFSATLSLATRRSLRTLMRQMKDGSHEVSDILTEFARGLRRYVHSHEFQRDRVMRTLLQEGLAAAAPVSQELKPYDEIGIDLELSSVSLGSVGEVILHDPEEFDAGAELGEATDSEIDFAELIAVARESEIDFAELTENINSVVTSTHEASVAEVLETHPATQGLASVVGLLSLASTYGHVDVGNREILTWTGVDGIARTAAIRRHYFTEGITL, encoded by the coding sequence ATGTCCGCCCTGTCCTCCGCGCTCGCCTACCGGCGTCTGCTCGAATCGAATGCCACCCTGCGCATGCTCCGGGCCGACAACCTCGCCGTCATGGCCGGAACCCTCGACGCCCACCTCGGCAGGCCCGGCACCAGGATGAACACCGAGGATCTGCACGAAAGCATCGATGCCGACCTCGAAGAGCTCCGCGATCACTTCGACCTCTCGCTGCGGACCGCGAAGGCCTACTGTGATGACTGGCGACGCGCGGAGATCCTCGTCCGCCGGCCCGCCACCGGGGCCAGAGGCGAGACCTACGAACTCTCCGCCGCCGGCTTCGACGCCATCCGCATGCTCGAACAGCTGCGCACACCTCCGCAGACCGCCACCGAATCCCGACTGGTCAGCCTCGCCCAGTCCGTGCGTCAGCTGGCCATCGACACCGACCCGGACAGCTCCCGCCGACTGGCTGCTCTCCGCGCCGAACGCGACCGCATCGATGCCGAGATCGCCCGAGTCCGCCGCGGCGACCCGCGATCGGTCGTCCTCGATCGCAGGCGCGCAAACGAACGCGTGGGCGACATCCTCCAACAGGCACAGGGCCTGCCCGCCGACTTCGCCCGCGTGCGCGCCCGCTTCGAAGAGCTCAACCAGGAGCTGCGGATCTCGATACTGGCCGCCGAGGACTCCCAATCACAAGTACTGGACGAGGTCTTCCGCGGCGTCGACCTCATCGAGTCCTCTGACGAGGGCCGCACGTTCTCGGCGTTCTCCGCGCTCGTCCGTGACCCCGAACAGTCCGCGGCCTTCGACGATGACATCGCGGCCATCCTCGACCGGGACTTCTCCGCCACGCTCTCCCTTGCCACTCGCCGTTCCCTGCGCACCTTGATGCGCCAGATGAAAGACGGCTCCCACGAGGTCTCGGACATCCTCACCGAATTCGCTCGGGGCCTGCGTCGTTATGTCCACTCCCACGAATTCCAACGCGACCGCGTCATGCGCACCCTTCTCCAGGAGGGCCTCGCCGCGGCCGCGCCCGTGTCGCAGGAGCTCAAGCCCTACGATGAGATCGGCATCGACCTCGAACTCTCAAGCGTGTCGCTGGGCAGCGTCGGCGAGGTCATCCTCCACGACCCCGAGGAGTTCGACGCCGGAGCGGAACTCGGTGAGGCCACTGACTCAGAGATCGACTTCGCCGAACTCATCGCCGTCGCTCGCGAATCCGAGATCGACTTCGCCGAACTCACCGAGAACATCAACTCCGTCGTTACTTCCACGCACGAGGCCTCCGTCGCCGAGGTGCTCGAAACCCACCCCGCGACCCAGGGCCTGGCCAGCGTCGTCGGCCTGTTGTCCCTGGCCAGCACCTATGGCCACGTCGATGTCGGCAACCGCGAAATCCTCACGTGGACCGGCGTCGACGGCATCGCCCGCACCGCCGCGATCCGCCGCCACTACTTCACCGAAGGCATCACCCTATGA